One window from the genome of Acanthochromis polyacanthus isolate Apoly-LR-REF ecotype Palm Island chromosome 21, KAUST_Apoly_ChrSc, whole genome shotgun sequence encodes:
- the LOC127531520 gene encoding uncharacterized protein LOC127531520 isoform X2 codes for MMETNSETEFSTEMDPPVFLWNLESTSAPDTESGIEMGEEPVYPGAAATRGQGLLATIMFILRHRLTAAGRRSLLALLNFLVPTLAAEYPFDKIPGMSAVFYCQNCQNYMGKIPESVCSHCGMLFDKASSLRSGNFFLFSSLKDLLKDTLKTHGTKLLAKTVKRGHDIEDVMDGMMYQNLLEHGTLAADDITLLWNCDEVPIFTSPQYSIWPLQFTINELPYTQRKDTVIVAGLWLGKDKPKMNTFLRPFTDECCGLAQHPFQWTDSSGSAHSSKVFCLVCSSDAVARPLLRNCKQFNGEYGCDWCLHPGVVVEKGGGTTRSYPYDEMKQAARSKEMFEENARQAERSDDTQNGVKGRSLLSNLPLFDIVLGFVPDYMHSVLVGVCKQLVCLWLDEVNATKVWYVGQHISQMDSRLLSLKPPLEIGRSSRSLRCYKSWKASEWRAFLLFYGVSVLPGILQPRFLEHFFYLSFSIHRLLQESVSQRDLQLAHQHLVHFVKNMKELYGEENVSFNCHQLIHLSESVCNWGPLWATSAFTFERNNGNLRALLDDSDYNPRHIYQRFAWWQHIPAHLHSLVFNQHADFAELLAKLSPLNDDSGSYKPLGESRRLDITGSVTQAVEELLNQPVVLKSVEAFDSFTYGNAVYHSTSSKESHGADAGVKLKGGCCGDVQLMFLFKENCVCTSSCLCQAVPIVVVQLYYVKPAALFSNTSPHGALETTFVRVERTNRHKAFFLGDIQCKCMNVDGWLVPLPNTYERY; via the exons ATGATGGAAACAAACTCAGAGACCGAGTTCAGCACCGAAATG GATCCTCCTGTTTTTCTGTGGAATCTGGAGTCGACTTCAGCACCTGACACGGAAAGTGGCATTGAGATG GGTGAGGAGCCGGTTTATCCCGGTGCAGCGGCGACCAGAGGACAAGGCCTGCTTGCCACCATAATGTTCATTTTGCGTCAccgtctgactgcagcaggtcGAAGGAGCTTACTGGCTCTGTTGAATTTTCTAGTCCCTACTCTGGCTGCTGAGTATCCATTTGACAAGATTCCAGGcatgtctgctgtgttttacTGTCAGAACTGTCAAAACTACATGGGAAAAATCCCTGAATCTGTTTGTTCACACTGTGGCATGTTATTTGACAAAGCAAGCAGCCTTCGAAGTGGaaacttctttttgttttcatccctGAAAGACCTTCTCAAAGACACCCTGAAGACCCACGGTACCAAGTTGTTAGCTAAAACAGTAAAACGTGGGCATGACATTGAAGATGTGATGGATGGGATGATGTACCAGAACCTGCTTGAACACGGAACGCTGGCTGCAGATGACATCACCCTCTTGTGGAATTGCGATGAGGTACCGATCTTTACCTCGCCGCAATACTCAATTTGGCCCCTTCAATTTACCATTAATGAACTTCCTTACACACAAAGAAAGGACACCGTGATAGTTGCAGGGCTGTGGCTTGGTAAAGACAAACCTAAGATGAATACTTTTCTACGGCCTTTCACAGACGAATGCTGTGGTTTAGCCCAACATCCGTTTCAGTGGACAGACAGCTCTGGTTCAGCTCACTCCTCAAAAGTCTTCTGCTTGGTTTGCTCCTCTGATGCTGTGGCGAGGCCTCTCCTGAGGAACTGCAAACAGTTCAATGGAGAGTACGGTTGTGACTGGTGTTTACACCCTGGCGTAGTGGTTGAAAAGGGCGGTGGAACCACAAGATCGTACCCATATGATGAAATGAAACAAGCAGCAAGGTCAAAGGAAATGTTTGAGGAAAATGCAAGACAGGCTGAAAGGTCCGATGACACACAGAACGGGGTGAAAGGGCGGTCTTTGCTTTCCAACCTTCCCTTGTTTGATATTGTGCTTGGATTTGTACCTGACTACATGCATTCAGTTCTAGTTGGTGTGTGCAAACaacttgtgtgtctgtggctgGACGAAGTGAACGCTACGAAAGTCTGGTATGTGGGTCAACACATTTCACAAATGGACTCACGCCTTCTCAGTCTGAAGCCGCCGTTAGAAATAGGGAGATCTTCGCGGTCACTGAGGTGTTATAAGTCTTGGAAAGCATCAGAGTGGCGAGCGTTCCTTTTGTTTTACGGTGTTAGTGTCCTGCCAGGTATCCTACAGCCCAGATTTCtggaacatttcttttatttgtcattCAGCATTCACAGGTTGCTCCAAGAATCAGTGTCCCAGCGTGACCTCCAGCTGGCTCACCAGCACCTGGTCCACTTtgtaaaaaacatgaaagagcTTTATGGTGAAGAAAACGTGTCCTTTAACTGCCATCAGTTGATCCATTTGTCTGAGAGTGTCTGTAACTGGGGGCCTCTCTGGGCAACGTCAGCGTTCACCTTTGAGAGAAACAACGGAAATTTAAGAGCGCTGCTAGATGACAGCGACTACAACCCCAGACATATTTACCAGAGGTTTGCCTGGTGGCAGCACATACCTGCACACCTTCATTCACTGGTTTTTAACCAACATGCAGACTTTGCAGAGTTATTAGCCAAACTCTCACCCTTAAACGATGACAGTGGCTCTTACAAGCCCCTTGGAGAATCACGACGTTTGGACATTACAGGATCCGTAACTCAAGCAGTAGAAGAGCTCTTAAATCAACCAgttgtcttgaaatcagttgaAGCTTTCGACAGCTTCACTTATGGAAACGCTGTATATCATTCGACCAGCAGCAAAGAGTCACACGGAGCAGATGCTGGTGTTAAACTGAAGGGAGGCTGCTGTGGAGACGTACAGCTGATGTTTCTCTTTAAAGAGAACTGTGTTTGTACATCCAGCTGCCTCTGCCAGGCTGTTCCCATCGTCGTGGTGCAGCTCTACTATGTCAAACCTGCTGCACTGTTCAGCAACACAAGTCCTCACGGCGCATTAGAGACGACCTTTGTACGAGTCGAAAGGACAAATCGGCACAAAGCTTTCTTCTTAGGGGACATACAGTGTAAATGTATGAATGTGGATGGATGGCTGGTGCCTCTGCCAAACACATACGAGCGATATTAG
- the LOC110956721 gene encoding centriolar coiled-coil protein of 110 kDa isoform X1, with protein MCGCPEMESYEDFCLRTLALLQEEGKLRRKWTCDPLCSLKSRSAIRFHGRAALSPLLSAEQRGEMCFLRRRAVQLEADRQNQQRNKLLARVQVILDHAQVHEELSENKLPVHKSAAASGYTLVTDSPGLPRDSGFGLQTTDHPVSLSPKSPILNGYKGVEEVKVENQERSEEDEEEEEEDISLDSLLKRSREYVKREQGSTVVNSIPQTPRSESVSAGEKRSCSPVVDAGVQFGFSLHHSPSGPPQVQHPALYDPSPQRSVCLSPGLPEQYPRLPSPESSVSPRPQRRRPRPVSTGNIHISFPIGPADLIPRSPGRSVEGAGVADWGEGSTGLYGSAGRGGSRRSSHCGTSPVQESCSPVSASVPGSVGHHDLLATGFRRRCHTMDSQLHSLEHIDRSQERVPRFMAGVTWLAPNRRSPAAPLNQQYEMENPSPCLRPRGTPDLAQVTLRMGLDDPQGPTSGRKTPSVLRTTAESQAGTTEENQWRAQAMEDMQRRLEEEHALQMSLLLAEQEKEQQRLRLELEQGCGWNRRSVNENCPVMSPSCPGLSPTHTPGERSPGHGKGFSSPVPSSVSSPSVQQPVYLWGSTWAASKPRARLSLVLTAEQQRAFCRIGAIIRGFLTRRLLQTEKVKHLRQTIVDTQEFIRSFQTEAPQKRGNYSAQDLSLQERVRAQLRAALYDIHDIFFEMPLGDRLALLQQDRELRAERKLRDMEKAKCPKERVALSAATQRSLDRKKRVGESPAQVRKMQQKPKSPTTNRVLKPSQGQNSPASVHLNRQGSWYRKTPEERVRRSDSLKKQHSLG; from the exons ATGTGTGGGTGTCCAGAGATGGAAAGCTATGAGGACTTCTGCCTGCGGACTTTGGCGTTACTGCAGGAAGAAGGAAAACTGAGGAGGAAGTGGACATGCGACCCGCTGTGCTCCCTGAAGAGTCGCTCTGCCATCCGCTTCCATGGACGAGCTGCACTTTCACCTCTG CTGAGTGCAGAGCAGCGTGGTGAGATGTGTTTCCTCAGACGGAGAGCAGTTCAGCTGGAGGCCGACAGACAGAACCAGCAGAGAAACAAGCTTCTGGCCCGGGTTCAGGTCATTCTGGATCACGCTCAG GTACATGAAGAATTGAGTGAAAATAAGCTGCCAGTACATAAATCTGCAGCAGCCAGCGGCTACACTCTGGTCACCGACTCACCAGGGCTTCCCAGAGACTCTGGATTTGGGCTTCAGACAACCGATCATCCCGTCAGCCTGAGCCCTAAAAGCCCCATCCTAAATGGTTACAAAGGAGTGGAAGAAGTGAAGGTGGAGAACCAAGAGAGGAgtgaggaggacgaggaggaggaggaagaggacatTAGTTTGGACAGCCTTCTCAAGAGATCGAGGGAGTACGTGAAGAGAGAGCAGGGGTCCACAGTTGTCAACTCAATCCCCCAGACTCCCCGATCAGAGAGCGTCTCTGCTGGTGAGAAGAGGAGCTGCAGCCCCGTGGTGGATGCTGGTGTTCAGTTTGGGTTCAGTCTGCACCACAGTCCCAGCGGCCCACCTCAGGTCCAGCATCCAGCTCTGTATGACCCCAGTCCTCAGAGGTCCGTCTGCCTCTCACCCGGCCTGCCAGAGCAGTATCCTCGCCTCCCCAGTCCAGAGTCCAGCGTTAGTCCTCGTCCACAGAGACGCAGACCTCGCCCAGTTTCTACGGGGAACATCCACATTTCGTTTCCCATCGGCCCAGCAGACCTTATCCCTCGAAGCCCAGGAAGGTCGGTGGAAGGAGCTGGTGTGGCAGACTGGGGAGAAGGGTCCACTGGTCTCTATGGTTCAGCTGGGAGGGGTGGCAGCCGTCGATCCAGTCACTGTGGCACCAGTCCAGTGCAGGAGAGCTGCAGCCCGGTCAGTGCCTCAGTGCCCGGCTCCGTGGGACACCATGACCTTCTGGCGACAGGATTTCGCCGGCGCTGCCACACCATGGACAGCCAGCTGCACAGCTTGGAGCACATAGACCGCAGTCAGGAAAGAGTCCCCCGCTTTATGGCAGGAGTGACATGGTTGGCTCCGAACCGGCGCAGCCCTGCAGCCCCGTTAAACCAGCAGTATGAGATGGAGAATCCCTCTCCATGTCTGAGGCCCCGGGGGACTCCTGACCTGGCTCAGGTCACACTCAGGATGGGGCTGGATGATCCTCAGGGGCCAACCAGTGGCAGGAAAACTCCAAGTGTACTCAGAACCACTGCAGAGTCACAGGCTGGGACGACAG AAGAGAACCAGTGGCGAGCTCAGGCGATGGAGGACATGCAGAGGCGTCTGGAGGAGGAACATGCCCTGCAGATGTCTCTGCTCCTCGCTGAGCAGGAGAAGGAGCAGCAGCGCCTCCGCCTG GAGCTGGAGCAGGGCTGTGGCTGGAATCGTAGGtctgtgaatgaaaactgtCCTGTTATGAGCCCATCCTGCCCAGGACTGAGTCCAACCCACACACCAGGTGAGCGATCACCTGGACACGGCAAAG GTTTTTCCAGTCCTGTCCCATCTAGTGTCTCCTCTCCGTCTGTCCAGCAGCCGGTTTATCTGTGGGGCTCCACTTGGGCAGCCAGCAAACCTCGGGCCAGGCTGAGTCTG GTTctgacagcagagcagcagagagcgtTCTGTCGGATCGGTGCCATCATTCGAGGCTTTCTGACACGCAGGCTGCTCCAAACAGAGAAGGTCAAACACCTGCGTCAGACCATCGTG GATACACAGGAGTTCATCCGTTCATTTCAGACTGAGGCTCCACAGAAGAGAGGCAACTATTCAGCACAAGATCTGTCCCTGCAAGAGAGAGTTAGAGCTCAG TTACGTGCAGCCCTGTATGACATCCATGACATCTTCTTTGAAATGCCGCTGGGCGATCGCTTAGCGTTGCTGCAGCAGGACAGGGAGCTCCGTGCAGAGAGGAAGCTACGAGACATG GAGAAAGCCAAGTGCCCCAAAGAGAGGGTGGCTCTTTCTGCTGCCACACAGAGGTCTCTGGACAGGAAGAAGAG GGTTGGTGAGTCCCCAGCACAGGTCAGGAAGATGCAGCAGAAGCCAAAGAGCCCCACGACCAACAG AGTGTTGAAGCCAAGCCAGGGTCAAAATTCTCCTGCCTCCGTCCACCTGAACCGCCAGGG GAGCTGGTACAGAAAAACCCCGGAGGAGAGAGTGAGACGCTCAGACAGCCTGAAGAAGCAGCACTCTCTGGGTTAA
- the LOC127531520 gene encoding uncharacterized protein LOC127531520 isoform X1, with protein sequence MSEFTQLLCTTSAYFGELKRVFNEPAFVKGSEKCFGFHSRKRAGFLIPVLMFSVSTKPQMEPCHFVQNKLAEWDLSELIQTFEEEGIDKETFLSLEESGSINVLIPQIGPRVKFRKRLREYLQALGTRDDETPEMMETNSETEFSTEMDPPVFLWNLESTSAPDTESGIEMGEEPVYPGAAATRGQGLLATIMFILRHRLTAAGRRSLLALLNFLVPTLAAEYPFDKIPGMSAVFYCQNCQNYMGKIPESVCSHCGMLFDKASSLRSGNFFLFSSLKDLLKDTLKTHGTKLLAKTVKRGHDIEDVMDGMMYQNLLEHGTLAADDITLLWNCDEVPIFTSPQYSIWPLQFTINELPYTQRKDTVIVAGLWLGKDKPKMNTFLRPFTDECCGLAQHPFQWTDSSGSAHSSKVFCLVCSSDAVARPLLRNCKQFNGEYGCDWCLHPGVVVEKGGGTTRSYPYDEMKQAARSKEMFEENARQAERSDDTQNGVKGRSLLSNLPLFDIVLGFVPDYMHSVLVGVCKQLVCLWLDEVNATKVWYVGQHISQMDSRLLSLKPPLEIGRSSRSLRCYKSWKASEWRAFLLFYGVSVLPGILQPRFLEHFFYLSFSIHRLLQESVSQRDLQLAHQHLVHFVKNMKELYGEENVSFNCHQLIHLSESVCNWGPLWATSAFTFERNNGNLRALLDDSDYNPRHIYQRFAWWQHIPAHLHSLVFNQHADFAELLAKLSPLNDDSGSYKPLGESRRLDITGSVTQAVEELLNQPVVLKSVEAFDSFTYGNAVYHSTSSKESHGADAGVKLKGGCCGDVQLMFLFKENCVCTSSCLCQAVPIVVVQLYYVKPAALFSNTSPHGALETTFVRVERTNRHKAFFLGDIQCKCMNVDGWLVPLPNTYERY encoded by the exons atgagtgaatttactCAGCTACTTTGCACAACTTCTGCGTATTTTGGAGAATTGAAACGTGTGTTTAACGAACCTGCATTTGTAAAAGgaagtgaaaaatgttttgGATTCCACAGTAGGAAACGTGCAGGTTTCCTGATTCctgttctgatgttttctgtttccacCAAACCACAGATGGAGCCCTGTCATTTTGTCCAGAATAAATTAGCTGAATGGGATCTCAGTGAGCTGATTCAGACATTTGAAG AAGAAGGCATTGACAAGGAAACcttcctcagtctggaggagtCAGGCAGCATCAATGTCTTGATTCCTCAGATTGGACCAAGAGTAAAATTCAGAAAGAGACTCAGAGAATATTTACAG GCCCTGGGAACCAGAGACGACGAAACTCCTGAAATGATGGAAACAAACTCAGAGACCGAGTTCAGCACCGAAATG GATCCTCCTGTTTTTCTGTGGAATCTGGAGTCGACTTCAGCACCTGACACGGAAAGTGGCATTGAGATG GGTGAGGAGCCGGTTTATCCCGGTGCAGCGGCGACCAGAGGACAAGGCCTGCTTGCCACCATAATGTTCATTTTGCGTCAccgtctgactgcagcaggtcGAAGGAGCTTACTGGCTCTGTTGAATTTTCTAGTCCCTACTCTGGCTGCTGAGTATCCATTTGACAAGATTCCAGGcatgtctgctgtgttttacTGTCAGAACTGTCAAAACTACATGGGAAAAATCCCTGAATCTGTTTGTTCACACTGTGGCATGTTATTTGACAAAGCAAGCAGCCTTCGAAGTGGaaacttctttttgttttcatccctGAAAGACCTTCTCAAAGACACCCTGAAGACCCACGGTACCAAGTTGTTAGCTAAAACAGTAAAACGTGGGCATGACATTGAAGATGTGATGGATGGGATGATGTACCAGAACCTGCTTGAACACGGAACGCTGGCTGCAGATGACATCACCCTCTTGTGGAATTGCGATGAGGTACCGATCTTTACCTCGCCGCAATACTCAATTTGGCCCCTTCAATTTACCATTAATGAACTTCCTTACACACAAAGAAAGGACACCGTGATAGTTGCAGGGCTGTGGCTTGGTAAAGACAAACCTAAGATGAATACTTTTCTACGGCCTTTCACAGACGAATGCTGTGGTTTAGCCCAACATCCGTTTCAGTGGACAGACAGCTCTGGTTCAGCTCACTCCTCAAAAGTCTTCTGCTTGGTTTGCTCCTCTGATGCTGTGGCGAGGCCTCTCCTGAGGAACTGCAAACAGTTCAATGGAGAGTACGGTTGTGACTGGTGTTTACACCCTGGCGTAGTGGTTGAAAAGGGCGGTGGAACCACAAGATCGTACCCATATGATGAAATGAAACAAGCAGCAAGGTCAAAGGAAATGTTTGAGGAAAATGCAAGACAGGCTGAAAGGTCCGATGACACACAGAACGGGGTGAAAGGGCGGTCTTTGCTTTCCAACCTTCCCTTGTTTGATATTGTGCTTGGATTTGTACCTGACTACATGCATTCAGTTCTAGTTGGTGTGTGCAAACaacttgtgtgtctgtggctgGACGAAGTGAACGCTACGAAAGTCTGGTATGTGGGTCAACACATTTCACAAATGGACTCACGCCTTCTCAGTCTGAAGCCGCCGTTAGAAATAGGGAGATCTTCGCGGTCACTGAGGTGTTATAAGTCTTGGAAAGCATCAGAGTGGCGAGCGTTCCTTTTGTTTTACGGTGTTAGTGTCCTGCCAGGTATCCTACAGCCCAGATTTCtggaacatttcttttatttgtcattCAGCATTCACAGGTTGCTCCAAGAATCAGTGTCCCAGCGTGACCTCCAGCTGGCTCACCAGCACCTGGTCCACTTtgtaaaaaacatgaaagagcTTTATGGTGAAGAAAACGTGTCCTTTAACTGCCATCAGTTGATCCATTTGTCTGAGAGTGTCTGTAACTGGGGGCCTCTCTGGGCAACGTCAGCGTTCACCTTTGAGAGAAACAACGGAAATTTAAGAGCGCTGCTAGATGACAGCGACTACAACCCCAGACATATTTACCAGAGGTTTGCCTGGTGGCAGCACATACCTGCACACCTTCATTCACTGGTTTTTAACCAACATGCAGACTTTGCAGAGTTATTAGCCAAACTCTCACCCTTAAACGATGACAGTGGCTCTTACAAGCCCCTTGGAGAATCACGACGTTTGGACATTACAGGATCCGTAACTCAAGCAGTAGAAGAGCTCTTAAATCAACCAgttgtcttgaaatcagttgaAGCTTTCGACAGCTTCACTTATGGAAACGCTGTATATCATTCGACCAGCAGCAAAGAGTCACACGGAGCAGATGCTGGTGTTAAACTGAAGGGAGGCTGCTGTGGAGACGTACAGCTGATGTTTCTCTTTAAAGAGAACTGTGTTTGTACATCCAGCTGCCTCTGCCAGGCTGTTCCCATCGTCGTGGTGCAGCTCTACTATGTCAAACCTGCTGCACTGTTCAGCAACACAAGTCCTCACGGCGCATTAGAGACGACCTTTGTACGAGTCGAAAGGACAAATCGGCACAAAGCTTTCTTCTTAGGGGACATACAGTGTAAATGTATGAATGTGGATGGATGGCTGGTGCCTCTGCCAAACACATACGAGCGATATTAG
- the LOC110956721 gene encoding centriolar coiled-coil protein of 110 kDa isoform X2, which translates to MCGCPEMESYEDFCLRTLALLQEEGKLRRKWTCDPLCSLKSRSAIRFHGRAALSPLLSAEQRGEMCFLRRRAVQLEADRQNQQRNKLLARVQVILDHAQVHEELSENKLPVHKSAAASGYTLVTDSPGLPRDSGFGLQTTDHPVSLSPKSPILNGYKGVEEVKVENQERSEEDEEEEEEDISLDSLLKRSREYVKREQGSTVVNSIPQTPRSESVSAGEKRSCSPVVDAGVQFGFSLHHSPSGPPQVQHPALYDPSPQRSVCLSPGLPEQYPRLPSPESSVSPRPQRRRPRPVSTGNIHISFPIGPADLIPRSPGRSVEGAGVADWGEGSTGLYGSAGRGGSRRSSHCGTSPVQESCSPVSASVPGSVGHHDLLATGFRRRCHTMDSQLHSLEHIDRSQERVPRFMAGVTWLAPNRRSPAAPLNQQYEMENPSPCLRPRGTPDLAQVTLRMGLDDPQGPTSGRKTPSVLRTTAESQAGTTEENQWRAQAMEDMQRRLEEEHALQMSLLLAEQEKEQQRLRLELEQGCGWNRRSVNENCPVMSPSCPGLSPTHTPGFSSPVPSSVSSPSVQQPVYLWGSTWAASKPRARLSLVLTAEQQRAFCRIGAIIRGFLTRRLLQTEKVKHLRQTIVDTQEFIRSFQTEAPQKRGNYSAQDLSLQERVRAQLRAALYDIHDIFFEMPLGDRLALLQQDRELRAERKLRDMEKAKCPKERVALSAATQRSLDRKKRVGESPAQVRKMQQKPKSPTTNRVLKPSQGQNSPASVHLNRQGSWYRKTPEERVRRSDSLKKQHSLG; encoded by the exons ATGTGTGGGTGTCCAGAGATGGAAAGCTATGAGGACTTCTGCCTGCGGACTTTGGCGTTACTGCAGGAAGAAGGAAAACTGAGGAGGAAGTGGACATGCGACCCGCTGTGCTCCCTGAAGAGTCGCTCTGCCATCCGCTTCCATGGACGAGCTGCACTTTCACCTCTG CTGAGTGCAGAGCAGCGTGGTGAGATGTGTTTCCTCAGACGGAGAGCAGTTCAGCTGGAGGCCGACAGACAGAACCAGCAGAGAAACAAGCTTCTGGCCCGGGTTCAGGTCATTCTGGATCACGCTCAG GTACATGAAGAATTGAGTGAAAATAAGCTGCCAGTACATAAATCTGCAGCAGCCAGCGGCTACACTCTGGTCACCGACTCACCAGGGCTTCCCAGAGACTCTGGATTTGGGCTTCAGACAACCGATCATCCCGTCAGCCTGAGCCCTAAAAGCCCCATCCTAAATGGTTACAAAGGAGTGGAAGAAGTGAAGGTGGAGAACCAAGAGAGGAgtgaggaggacgaggaggaggaggaagaggacatTAGTTTGGACAGCCTTCTCAAGAGATCGAGGGAGTACGTGAAGAGAGAGCAGGGGTCCACAGTTGTCAACTCAATCCCCCAGACTCCCCGATCAGAGAGCGTCTCTGCTGGTGAGAAGAGGAGCTGCAGCCCCGTGGTGGATGCTGGTGTTCAGTTTGGGTTCAGTCTGCACCACAGTCCCAGCGGCCCACCTCAGGTCCAGCATCCAGCTCTGTATGACCCCAGTCCTCAGAGGTCCGTCTGCCTCTCACCCGGCCTGCCAGAGCAGTATCCTCGCCTCCCCAGTCCAGAGTCCAGCGTTAGTCCTCGTCCACAGAGACGCAGACCTCGCCCAGTTTCTACGGGGAACATCCACATTTCGTTTCCCATCGGCCCAGCAGACCTTATCCCTCGAAGCCCAGGAAGGTCGGTGGAAGGAGCTGGTGTGGCAGACTGGGGAGAAGGGTCCACTGGTCTCTATGGTTCAGCTGGGAGGGGTGGCAGCCGTCGATCCAGTCACTGTGGCACCAGTCCAGTGCAGGAGAGCTGCAGCCCGGTCAGTGCCTCAGTGCCCGGCTCCGTGGGACACCATGACCTTCTGGCGACAGGATTTCGCCGGCGCTGCCACACCATGGACAGCCAGCTGCACAGCTTGGAGCACATAGACCGCAGTCAGGAAAGAGTCCCCCGCTTTATGGCAGGAGTGACATGGTTGGCTCCGAACCGGCGCAGCCCTGCAGCCCCGTTAAACCAGCAGTATGAGATGGAGAATCCCTCTCCATGTCTGAGGCCCCGGGGGACTCCTGACCTGGCTCAGGTCACACTCAGGATGGGGCTGGATGATCCTCAGGGGCCAACCAGTGGCAGGAAAACTCCAAGTGTACTCAGAACCACTGCAGAGTCACAGGCTGGGACGACAG AAGAGAACCAGTGGCGAGCTCAGGCGATGGAGGACATGCAGAGGCGTCTGGAGGAGGAACATGCCCTGCAGATGTCTCTGCTCCTCGCTGAGCAGGAGAAGGAGCAGCAGCGCCTCCGCCTG GAGCTGGAGCAGGGCTGTGGCTGGAATCGTAGGtctgtgaatgaaaactgtCCTGTTATGAGCCCATCCTGCCCAGGACTGAGTCCAACCCACACACCAG GTTTTTCCAGTCCTGTCCCATCTAGTGTCTCCTCTCCGTCTGTCCAGCAGCCGGTTTATCTGTGGGGCTCCACTTGGGCAGCCAGCAAACCTCGGGCCAGGCTGAGTCTG GTTctgacagcagagcagcagagagcgtTCTGTCGGATCGGTGCCATCATTCGAGGCTTTCTGACACGCAGGCTGCTCCAAACAGAGAAGGTCAAACACCTGCGTCAGACCATCGTG GATACACAGGAGTTCATCCGTTCATTTCAGACTGAGGCTCCACAGAAGAGAGGCAACTATTCAGCACAAGATCTGTCCCTGCAAGAGAGAGTTAGAGCTCAG TTACGTGCAGCCCTGTATGACATCCATGACATCTTCTTTGAAATGCCGCTGGGCGATCGCTTAGCGTTGCTGCAGCAGGACAGGGAGCTCCGTGCAGAGAGGAAGCTACGAGACATG GAGAAAGCCAAGTGCCCCAAAGAGAGGGTGGCTCTTTCTGCTGCCACACAGAGGTCTCTGGACAGGAAGAAGAG GGTTGGTGAGTCCCCAGCACAGGTCAGGAAGATGCAGCAGAAGCCAAAGAGCCCCACGACCAACAG AGTGTTGAAGCCAAGCCAGGGTCAAAATTCTCCTGCCTCCGTCCACCTGAACCGCCAGGG GAGCTGGTACAGAAAAACCCCGGAGGAGAGAGTGAGACGCTCAGACAGCCTGAAGAAGCAGCACTCTCTGGGTTAA